GGGTATAGCCCGTACATTGCCAGCCCCACACGCACCCGGTCGTAGTGCAGTGCCGAGTCTGCCAGCGTTGCCGCCGAATTTGCTAGGTGCAGCTTCGGTGGATTCACCCCTGCCTGCCGCATTTGGGCGATCGCCGCTTCAAACCGTCGCTGCTGGAGCCGCATCACGGTTTCATCGGGTTCATCCGCCGTCGCCAGATGAGAATAGGCGCTGGCAATGTGCAAGTGCGGCAACCCCTGCACTAGTTGCCCAAACGCCGCCGCGTCTTGCCAGGGCGCACCCAGCCGAGACATCCCCGTATCCAGCTTCAGATGAACCGGAAGCGGCTGCCGCAGGGTTAGCTTGCCTGCCGTTTCCGAAAAAACCAGCGCTTGCCGGGGGGTGCAGAGCGTCGGCTGGAGCCGCCAGCGGGCGATCGCCTGCACCTGCTCTGCTGTATTCGTCGCGCCCAGCAGCAGAATCGGAGCCTGAATGCCGGCCTCGCGTAGCTCAATGCCTTCGGGAATCGTCGCCACGCCCAGCCAAGTCGCCCCAGCTTGTAAAGCAGACTGGGCGATCGCCACGGCCCCATGCCCATAGGCATCCGCCTTTACCACCGCCATCAGTTCCGTCCCTGCTGCCAGCCGCATCTGCAACTGCTGGACATTGTGGGCCAGCGCCGATAGGTCAATCTCCACCCAGGCCCGCTCCCGCTGCATCGGGATCAGGCTTGGCGTGTGTTCCCAGCTCAACATACCCCACTCCTCACACACTCTCTGGTCAAGTGCTAACTATGCTAGTATGCGTGTTAACATCCTTTAAACCTTTTTATAAATCCAGCCATCAATGGGCAAGGTTCTGGTTCTCAACGCCTCGTATGAACCGCTCAACATTACTAGTTGGCGACGGGCAGTGATCCTGCTGATTAAGGGAAAGGCGGAGCAAGTCGAGCATAACGGCAAGCTTGTGTATGACAAATTTCCCCTGCCGACGGTGATTCGGTTGCGCCACTACGTCCGCGTTCCCTACAAAGAAATTCCGCTGACTCGCCGCAATATCCTCCACCGAGACAGCCATTCCTGCCAATACTGCGGCTATACGGGCGACGAGCTAACGCTGGATCACGTCTTGCCCCGATCGCGCGGGGGCGAAGACACCTGGGAAAACATTGTGACCGCCTGCGTCCGCTGCAACGTTAAAAAAGGAAGCCGCACGCCCAAAGAAGCCAACATGATTTTACGCCGTCCACCCCATCGCCCCCATAGCGGGCTATATTTTGAAGTCACCAAGCACATAAAAAGCGGTGTGCATCAAGAGTGGCAGAAGTATGTCATCGGCATATGACCCCTGTGCGGCGATCGCACGGGGGTTTTTGCTTGGGCGATCGCCCAACTCCCTTTCCACAAGGGTTTTCGGTTCTGGGGCTACGTCTGGCGAAGGGTCGGGAAACTGGCCCCTGGGTGGACTGCGAAGCGCTGTTTTTTTGTCATGATCGCAGTAGGGGAATGCAGCGAACCTCGACTTGGACGCAAAACGCCTTGAAATTGCTAGACAAAGCGGGTTTGGCAGAGCGCACAGTTTAGAGGGCTGTGTGGAACGGGGACTGTAAAAAGAAAAAGGATTGATGAGCGATCGCCCACTCGGTTGACTGGGGATGCTGCCCTCCCCTACGGTGGATTTAAGCTTTGCAAGTGATCGTTGCACCCCGTGAATGCAACTCGTAAACGCAACCCGTGAACGCAACGCAGTAGAAGCAGCCTATAAGCAACCTAGAAGCAGCCTGTAAGCGCAACGTGCAAGCGTAACTTAGTATCCGTTTTTGACATCAATTTCCAACGCTATGCAATTGAATTCAGTTCCTTCTCTAGATGTACTGCCGACGGATATAGGGTCTGGTTCGGTTGCCCTTGGTGCGGGCGATCGCCCCCCCGCAGACGGCGACGACCCCTTTCAACGGCGAGCCGACTGGACGCTTTCGACCCCCCAAGGACGACGGCTAACGGAGCAAAAGACTGCCGCTTTGCGACAGTTGTTGGAACAGCATCGGGGCGATCGCCAACTGATCATTCTGCAAGACTTTCCCGACCCCGATGCCCTCTCTAGCGCCTGGGTCTACAAGCTAATCGCTGACCAATTCAACATTCGCTGCGATATTGTCTACGCAGGCACCCTCAGCCACCAGGAAAACATTGCCTTGGTGCGGCTGACGGGGCTGCCGGTGCAGCGCTGGAGCTATCAAGCCGCTAAGGAAAAAGACCTGTCCGTCTATGGTGGCGCGGTGTTTGTCGATAACCAAGGCACGACCACCCAGCTGCTGTCGCTGATCGAGCAACTCAAGATTCCCGTGGCGGTTGTCATTGACCACCACAGCTTGCAGGGCGATCTGCACGCCGAATTTTCCGACATTCGCCCCCAAAGCCGCGCCACAGCCACCATCCTGACGCAATATATCCAGGCAGGCATGGTGCGGCTAGACAGCAGCAACAATGAGCATGTGAAGTGTGCCACGGCGCTGATGCACGGGCTACGCTGCGATACCAATCGGCTGATGCAGGCTCAAGAAGAAGACTTTCTGGCGGCCGCCTACCTCAGCCGCTACGCCGACGCACAACTGCTCAACGCAGTGCTGCAATCCTCTCGCTCAAAGCGGGTGATGGATGTAATCGAGCGATCGCTCCGCAACCGCATTATTCGCAACAACTTCTCTATCGCCGGGGTCGGCTATCTGCGCTACGACGACCGGGATGCCATTCCCCAAGCAGCCGATTTTCTGGTTACAGAAGAAAACGTCCACACGGCCGTAGTCTATGGCATCGTCCACGATGAAGACGAAGACTTGGAAATCGTCATCGGCTCCCTGCGAACCAACAAGCTGACCCTCGACCCCGATGAATTCATCAAAGAAGCCTTCGGGCAAGATGCTCAGGGACGATACTTTGGCGGCGGGCGATCGATGGCAGGTGGCTTCGAGATTCCGATGGGCTTTCTCTCTGGTTTCAACGAAAATAGCGACTACACCCGCCTCAAATGGGAAGTGTTTGACTCTCAACTCAAGCAAAAACTGCTGCGGCTGGTCAACCCCGAAGACGAAGTGATTCGCACCTCATAGGTACCCCATAGCTTAGCTATGGGTCTGTCCCTGAGAGCTTAAGTTTTCATGCAGAGGGCTGGCGAGGGCGATCGCCTCCGGCCCCTATGCACCAACAGATTCTGGAACTGCCCTGAATTAGGCACCAGGGCAGACCTGGAGTATGCTTGACTCATCCTTCTCCCAAATCTTTGCGGTACTGGGTCTGGGTCTCGTTTCCGCCCGCGTTCAGCCATACCCGCCAGATCTCAACGCTCAGGACTAGACTATGGCAGCTAAACCCTCCAGTTCTAACGCCAAGCAGGCCCAAAACAAACAGGTTCATAACAAAATAGAGCAGTTCACCTCCGAGGCGCTCTCCAAAGCCTTTTTCATAGACGGGTTAACCGACGAAGAAGAAGACGATAACCCCTACCTAGAATATTCCTACCATGAGCCGGGTGCCCTGCCAGGAACGCTCACCATTGAGGACGACGCGCCGCCCCCCGTCATTACCCTGATTGACTATTGCGAAGACAGTGCAACTCGGATTCCTATCAACGAGCCGGAAGAAGCCATTCCCTACCTGGATGCCGAGTCGGTTTCCTGGGTAGATGTCAAAGGCCTCGGCAGCGAAGACGTACTCAAGCGCTTGGGCAATATTTTTAACCTGCATCCACTGGTTCTAGAAGATATCGTCAACGTGCCCCAGCGCCCAAAAGTCGAAGAATACGGCGACCAACTGCTGCTCATCACCCGCATGGTGACGCTGAAGGACAGCGGCCGCGGCTTTTTCACCGAGCAGGTAAGCTTTATTCTGGGAAAAAACTATCTGCTGACGGTGCAAGAAGAACCCGAATACGACTCCTTTGGGCCCGTGCGCGAGCGCATTCGCTTGGGCAAAGGCACAATTCGCAGCCGTGGAGCCGACTATTTGGCCTACTGTTTGCTCGACTCGATTGTGGACGGCTTCTTTCCGGTACTAGAAACCTACGGCGAGGAGCTAGAGGAACTGGAAGATGAAGTGGTAGCGAAGCCTGTCCGCACCACTCTCGAAAAAATCCACACCATCAAGCGAGAACTGCTCAACCTGCGGCGATCGATCTGGCCAATGCGGGATGCCATCAGCGCCCTCATCCGCGATGGCGAAGACCTGCTTCAGGACGAAGCGCGGATGTATCTGCGGGACTGCTACGACCACGCGGTGCAGGTGCTGGACATGGTAGAAACCTACCGGGAGGTGGCTTCTAGCCTGATGGATGTCTATGTCTCCTCTGTGGGCAACCGCATGAACGAGTTGATGAAGCAGCTCACGCTGATTTCCTCCATCTTCATCCCGCTGACGTTTATTGCCGGAGTCTATGGCATGAACTTCAACCCCGATGCATCCCCCTGGAATATGCCTGAACTGAACTGGTATTGGGGCTATCCATTGTGTTGGGCAGTGATGCTGCTGACTTCGGCAGGGCTGCTGTTTTATTTTTGGAAGCGCGGCTGGTTTGAAAATTATTCGGGAATTCGGGAAGACTAGCGCTGAATTGGTTCATGCGTTTATCCGTCTGGTTGAACTGCTGGGCAAACGGTTTACAATCTCTGCGTGTCCAGTTCTTCGAGCTAGAGGCTCTCCACAGACTTTGTAGATTTGCTTTGTAGATTGGAAACGTAGATTTGCCTTGTAGATTGAAAATATGGATTTGAAATCGCTGATTCGCGACATTCCCGATTTCCCTCAGCCGGGGATCTTGTTTCGAGATATTACAACCCTGCTGCGCGATCCTGAAGGACTGCGCTATACGATTGACAGCATGGCCGAACGTTGCACCGATCTGTCGGTAGATTACATCATCGGCATGGAGTCTCGCGGGTTTATCTTTGGTGCGCCGCTGGCCTACAAGCTGGATGCAGGATTTATCCCCGTTCGCAAGCCAGGAAAGCTACCTGCTCCGGTTCACAGTGTTGAATATGAGCTGGAGTATGGCACTGACAAGCTGGAGATTCACCGCGACGCAGCGGAACCGCCTGCCCGGATCTTGATTGTGGATGACGTGATTGCGACGGGGGGCACGGCCGCTGCAACGGCTAAGCTGGTGGAGCAAACGGGCTGTGAACTGGCGGGGTTTGGGTTCATTATTGAACTGACAGGACTAGAGGGGCGCAAGAAGCTGCCGGACGTTCCAGTTGTTACCCTGGTGGAATACTAGGCGGTTTCAGCTCAGATTGGGTAGGGCGGCTATGACTTCTCGTGAGACAGCTTCAGCACAGCAGCGATTTTTGGACGGACTGGTTCAGGTTCAACGGTTTTTGGCCAGTGAAACTGTGGGCTATGTGGTGAAACGGCTGCTGCAAGGGGCGCTGACGCTGCTGCTGGCTTCGGCGCTGAGCTTTTTCATCATTCAGCTTGCGCCAGGGGATTATCTGGACACACTGCGCCAGAATCCGCAGATTTCGGAAGACACGCTGAATGCCTTTCGGGAACAGTTTGGGCTAGACAGATCGCCGATCGAGCAATATTTTCTTTGGTTGCGGCAGATTTTCACGCGCGGCAACTTTGGCGTGAGCTTTATTTATTCTCAGCGTCCGGTGACCTCGCTGCTATGGGAGCGAATTCCGGCAACGCTGCTGCTGTCGATCGCCTCTTTGGTGATTACCTGGGCGATCGCCCTTCCCCTGGGCATCATCGGCGCGGTCAACCAGAACAAGCTAATCGACCGCATCTTTCGCGTGATCAGCTACATCGGTCAGGGGATGCCCGCGCTGATTATGGGGCTGCTGCTGCTGTTTTTGGCGCAGCAACTCTCACCGCTGGTGCCCGTGGGCGGCATGACTAGCATCAACCACGCCGATCTGACCCCAATTGGCAAGGTGCTGGATATCGGCTGGCACATGATTTTCCCGACGCTGGCGCTGAGCCTAGTCGGGTTTGCTGGCCTCCAGCGGATCACGCGGGGCGAGCTGCTGGACGTGCTGCGGCAGGATTATATTCAAACCGCCCGCGCCAAGGGACTGCCAGAGAATCGCGTCATCTACGTCCACGCGCTGCGAAATGCCCTAAACCCGCTGGTGACGCTGCTGGGCTTCGAGTTTGCCAGCCTGCTGGGCGGCTCCTTCATTGTGGAGAACTTCTTTAATTGGCCAGGGCTGGGGCGGCTGGTGCTGGAGGCGATTACGGCGCAGGATTTGTATCTGGTGATGGCTAGCCTGATGATGGGCGCGGCGATGCTGATCATTGGCAATTTGCTGGCCGACCTGCTGCTGAAGGCGGTTGATCCCCGGATTAAGCTGAGCAGTATTCAGTAGTGGGGGGCTAGCCTGTGGGTGTCAGCAGTTTTTCGGCCAGTTGCCCAATCTCCTCGCGCAGGGTGAGCGGTTCCAGCCAGCGGGCCGGAATGCCCGACTCGCCATAGAATGCACCTGCGACCTGGCCGCAGATGGCGGCGGTAGTGTCCGCATCGTCGCCCAGATTCGCCGCGGCGAGAATCGCCTGCTCGTAAGTCTCCGTTGTCCAAAAGCACCAGAGGGCGGCTTCCAGGCTTTGAATCACATAACCCGTGCCGTGGATCTGGTCGAGGAGTTTGTGTCGATAGCTGCCCTGGGCGATCGCCCTTACCGCCTCTTCCGCAAACGATGCCGGGTCGCTTTGCAGCAGGATTTCGGCTTTGCTGGCTCCTGCCAGTGCCCGACGCAGAATCTCGCCAAACAGTTGGGAGGTTTCTACGCATTCCGCTGCGCCGTGGGTGGTGCGGGCACTCTCGCCAGAAAAATGCCGCGTGCGATCGCCATCGGGAAAGTAAAAAATTGGCACTGGAGCCAGCCGCATCAGGCAGCCATTCCCCGCCGCTCTGGGATGCGTCGAGCCGCTAAAGGGGTTGCCAGAGGCTTTGTAAGCCTGCAATGCCTGTTGGGTCGTGTTGCCAATATCAAAACAGACCCCAGTGCTGCTGAGATAGCCCCGCTCGAACCAGGCCCGGTAGCGCTCCATCTGGTCGGCCGCGTCGAACGTGTCCCGTTCCACTAGGCTGGTCGCAAGGCAAAGCGCCATTGAGGTTTCGTCGGTTCACTGGCCCTTTGCCAGCCGGAACGGGCCGCCGCCCACCATGTCGATGACTGGCGGAAAAGAGCCACGCGGCTGAAACTCGACCGTGGTGCCGACTGCATCCCCCACAGCCAGCCCTAGCAGACAGCCCCGCGCACGTTCCAGGAGAGAAATTGACATTCTAAATTGACACTCTAACAAGCCAGACTAACCGGCTCAGAGGCGATCTGGGTCAAAAAGAGGAGACAACGTGAGATTCAGAGAGCCTAGTAGAAATGAGCCTAGTAGAAATCGACCTCTGGTTCGGGCTGCGGCTCAACGAAGCTGGAGGGGTCGTAAAGATAGCGAGTGGCTTCTTCTTCGAGCTGGTGAATCAGGTAAGGTTCGACGACGTTCGTATGCCGAAGGGCGGCCAGATATCCATCGAGGTATAGGCGCAGTTCGTCGAAGCGATAGCCCCGATGCCACTGCTCATTCAGCGCGTCGGTCAGGCGCTGATAGAACCGGATAATTTGTGCGTCCTGAAGCATGGAGAGGTGGTGCAATGCTATGCCCTATTTTACCTCGAAGACAGGGGTGACTAGGGGCGATCGCCCGATTCTGTCCAGACCGATAAGCATTCTGAATACCGAGTTTCTAGCAATGTTAAGACTTACGCAGTTGGACAATTTCTCGCGGGCGCAGCCCGCGAGAAATTGTCCAAAACCTGGGAAGCCTATCGCAAGTGCGTAAGTCCTGAATGTTTCCGATGTTTCTAACAGCGTTTCCTAAGGCATGTTTTAATACCCTTCGATCCCCCCTAGCCCCCCTTAAAAAAGGGGGGAACCGAGCCGAACCACTCCGGAAGTCCCCCTTAATCCCCCTAAGTCCCCCTTAATAAGGGGGATTTAGGGGGATCGACTCAAGGCAATCAACGACCTAGAAAGTTTTAAGACACTGCCTAATATCCCACAGCCACGCCAGCCCAATTCCCACAAACGGCCCATTTGTCAAGGCTTGAGTCGCCTAGCCCGTAGCAGTGGTTACAAAACCTTGACAAGCGCTCTGTTAGCTTTAGAAACAATCCGTATCATCAGCTAAGTCGTAGCTGGGCATTGTGAGCGCTGTCTGCATTCAAATTGTCGAGGGAAATCCCCATTTGCGATCGCTTCTCGGGTGGCACCTCCAGCAGGTCGGCTATTCGGTCTATCAATCTGCCAGCTTGCAGCAGGCCAAAGATGTCTACTTAAACCGCAAGCCCCAGCTTGTGGTGCTTGATTCAGATTTGTCCGACGGAAGCGGGCTGGAGTTTTGTCGATGGCTGCGTCAGCAGAGCCAGCCGTTTGTGTTGATTCTCTCGGCCCGCAGCACCGAGTCCGATATTGTAGCTGGCCTGCGAGCAGGCGCAGACGACTACCTCACTAAGCCCTTTGGGATGCAGGAGTTCCTGGCGCGGGTAGAAGCGCTGACCCGTCGCAGTCGCCCCATGGTTGCCCCGGCCATTCTGGACTATGGCGATTTGAAAATTGACCTAGTGCAGCGCCGCGTCCATCTGAAGCACGAGCTCATTGACCTGACTCCGCAAGAATTTAGCCTGCTCTATGTGCTGGCGCAGGCGGGTGGTTTGCCCCTCAGCCGTTCGGAACTGCTCCGCAAAGCTTGGCCCGATGCGATTGACAATCACCGCACCGTGGATACGCACGTCCTTTCGCTGCGGAAAAAAATTGAGGTCGATCCGCGCCAGCCCAATTTAATCCAAACTGTTCGGAATGTCGGCTATCGCTTTAACACCGAGGTTGCCGGGCCCGGTCTGGTCGCTGCGTCCAACCCCAACCCAAACCACAATCATCGGGCCGCGATGCATTCCTTGTCCTAAACCCAAACCATAGCCCAAACTTTAGGGTTTGCTTTCACCTGCTTTCATTTCATCTGCTTTCATTACGGCGGAAAAGCCGGGGGTTGCGGTATGCTGCTGCTAGCTGCGCTCGTCTGCTGTTGCTATGGGTTTCGGGTTTTTCTTAGGGAGTTCTAGCGTTCAGCCGCCGCTGCGAGGGAATGGACTGCTCGTAGGGCTGCAAGTCGGGCTGCGAGTTTTGGCGCAGTGGCTCGGCAGAATGTTGAATAGCAGAATGTTGAATAGCATGTTGAACGGACGAAGGGCGATCGCCCTTCCCGTTTTGTGCCTGCTGCTGTTGGGAATCACGGGCTGCACGCTGCCCCGCGTCAATGCCGAGGAGCGGCTGTTTTTGCCGCTAGCGGTGGATTTTCTGGGGGAATATCGGCTGCCACCGCAGGAGTTTGAAGGTGCGCCCGTGGGCGGTTTGTCGGGGCTGACCTACGACCGTCAGCGCGATCGCCTCTATGCCCTGTCAGACGACCGCAGCAACTTCGGCCCCGCCCGACTCTACACACTCCATCTCACGCTAGATCAGTCTGACCCAGCAAATCCCCGCATCGGCTCCGTTGAGGTGGAATCTGTCACGCCGCTGCTAGATGAAGACGGCCAGCCCTTTGCAGCGGGAACGGTCGATCCAGAGGCGATCGCCCTCACGCCCCGCCAAACCGTCTACATCGCCAGCGAGGGCATTCCCAGCCAGAACATTCCCCCCTTCATCGACGAGTTCGACCTGGAAACCGGCCGCCGAAAATCTCGTCTGAAACTTCCAGAGCGCTACTTGCCCGCCGCCGATGCCTCGCCCAGGGGAGTTCAGGAAAACCTGGGTTTTGAATCTCTCACCCCCGACCCCAGCGCCCTGGGCACAGCGGGCTATCTGGAACCCTTTCGCCTGTTTGCCGCCACCGAGTCTTCGCTGCTCCAAGATTTGGACGCTGGCCCGCCGGGGGAGTTGCCGCCCCTGCGCCTGCTGCACTACCTCATCGGCGAAGACCAGGCAACGCTCTTGGCAGAACATCTCTATTACCGAGACGCGCTGCCGCCAGAGCAGGGCGAACCTGGACTGACGGAACTCCTAGCGATCGACGCAGGCGGTCAGTTCCTCAGCCTAGAGCGGGCCTTTACCCCACAAACGGGCGTGACCGCGCAACTCTTCCAGATGGTGATGGGCAATGCCACCGACACCTCTGGGATGCCCCAACTCCAGGGCGACCTGAGCAGCATCCAGCCCGTCCGCAAACGCCGCCTGCTCAACCTAGGCGACCTGGGCATTCGGTTAGATAACCTAGAAGCCATGACCCTCGGTCCCCGCCTGCCGGACGGCTCCGCGACCCTGCTGCTGGTCAGCGACGACAACTTTAACCCACTCCAGGTGACGCAGTTTTTGCTATTTCGCCTGCGGTAAAGAGCAGGCTTGAGCAAAAGGATCTTGGATCACAAGAGCAAGCCAAGGACGCTATCCATCCAAAATCCAAAACCCAAAATCTAAAATCCCAAGCCGTCCCCTGCCAAGATCAACTCCATCCATCCAAAATCCAAAATCCCAAGCCGTCTCCTTCCGAAATCAACCCCGCAATCAGTGTATTTATAATGTTGAACTTGTTGAAATAAACTCCCCGTTCCCGACTCTTTCACCCCCCGCTCTTGAACATGCAACCTCCCCTGTCCGCTGGAACCGTTTTGCAAAATCGCTATCGCCTGGTCAAGCTGCTTGGCCAGGGCGGGTTTGGGCGCACGTATCTGGCAGAAGACTTGGGGCGGTTTAGCGAGCGGTGTGCGCTGAAGGAGTTTATTCCCTCGCAGTCGGGGGACTATGCGCTGGAAAAGTCGAAGGAATTGTTTCAGCGAGAGGCGGCAATCCTGTATCAAATTCAGCACCCGCAAATTCCTCAGTTTCGCGCCACGTTTGAAGAAAATCAGCGTTTGTTTCTGGCGCAGGATTATGTAGAAGGCAAGTCCTACCGCGATTTGCTGACGGAGCGCAAGCTGAGCGGGCAGGCGTTTTCGGAGCCGGAGGTGGTGCAACTGCTGCGGCAACTGCTGCCTGTGTTGGCCCATATCCATGCCCGTGGCATTATTCACCGCGACATTGCTCCAGATAACATCATGCTGCGGCAGGCCGATCAGCTTCCGGTGCTGATTGACTTTGGCGTGGTGAAAGAAATTGCCACGCGGCTGCAAACGGCGACCCAATCCACGACCGTCGGCAAGCTGGGCTATGCGCCGAGCGAGCAAATGCAGACGGGACGCGCCTATCCCAACAGCGACCTCTACGCGCTGGCGGTGACGGCGGTGGTGCTGCTGACGGGGCGAGAGCCGCAGGAACTCTACGATGATATGAACCTAACCTGGCACTGGCAGCGCTACGCCAACGTCAGCCCCGGACTGGCGCAGGTGTTGAACAAGATGCTGAGCTATCGGCCGGGCGATCGCTATCAATCGGTAGCCGAAGTGGCCCAGGCGCTCCAGGCAGTGACCAATGCGGCGACCTATCCCGCAACGCAGCCGCCCACCTACCAGCCGCCTGGCTACCAGCCGCCCACCTATCCCCAGCCCGGCTATCCCCAAGGGGGCTATCCGCAGCCGGGCTATTCGCAACCGGGCTATCCGGCCGCGCACCCGTCCCAAACGCCCCAGCCCGTCGCCAGCCCGCCGCCCGACCCCCTTTCGCAGATGCAGACGGTGGCCGTGGGCCGCCCCGTGCCGCCCAGCACCACGACAGCGCACACGCAGGCAGTGGGCAGTGCGGGTCGGCAAGCGAATCGCTCGATTCCTGCGCCGCGCCAAACCTCGGTGTGGGACAATCCGCTGGCTGTGCTGGCGATTGGCATTGGGCTGGCAACGATTACAGGCATTGCGTCTTGGGCGGTGGTGAGTGCGCTGCTGAACGGCAGTCCGCCTGTGGCAACGCCATCGCCGACCGTAACGGTTGCGCCCAGCCCGACGGTGTCGCCCTCGCCCAGCCCCATCTCAACGCCTTCGCCCTCGCCCAGCCCCTCGCCCAGCCAGCCCGTCGAGTTTGACCAGCGGCTCAATTTGCGGCCCGGTTCCAACACCACGGCACGGGGCAGTCTGCGAGATAATCAGACGATTAACTACCTAATTTCGATGGAAGCGGGGGAGACGCTGACGGCGCGGCTGGATGGCGACGGCGTGATCATGACGGTGCTGAATCCCGATCGCCAGCCTGTGGACGGACAGGCTTCGCAGGTGTTGCAGTGGAGCGGCACGGCAGCCTATGCGGGGGATTACGTTGTGCAGGTGAAGCCGCTATCGGGCATTTCTCGAACGGACTATGCGTTGACTCTGAGTTTAGAAGGCGTGCCGCCGAGTCCCACGCCGCCACCACCGCCGCCGCCTGATCCGTCACCCACGCCAGAGCCACCGCCGGAAGTCGATATCCGCACCGAAACGCTGAATCTGTCGCCGGGAGAGTCGCGGGAGGTAGACAACCAGGTGCGGGCGAATCGGATGCGTCGCTATCTGGTGGATTTGCAGAGCGATCAGGGGTTAATCGTCGATATTATCCAGGGCAATGTGCAGGTCGAGATCCGCGACCCGAATGGGCGATCGCTCTCTAGTGCGTCGGGCGGCACGCTGCAAATCGGGCCGGGGCTGTCGCAGTCGGGCCGCTACCAAATCGATGTCAGCGCCAACCAGACTGTGAACTACGTGCTGCGGGCGACAGCGATTAACTAGAATCGATTAACTAAGTAGATAGACCAGATTAAAAAACAGATCCCGAACCCTGCGCCGCCCGCTGCGCGGGCGGCGCAGGGTCTTTGGGTTTTATATTTATTAATGTCCACCTACTTAGAACCATTAATCCTGATTTAGGCAGGCATGAGAGATAGTTTGGGGCTATTGGCGAAGGTCATGGGCGGTTCTGCCCTGGGGGCGATCGCCATCAAATACTTTCCACCGCTGGCGCTCGTGCCTGACAAGGTTGGCATCGTCTGGGCGATCGTGCTGACCCCGACGGGGGTGATGGCGGCGCTGCTGTGCTGGCTCACCTGGCGGCGGCGGACATCGGCATAGGCGTGCAGAATGCTGGCACATCCAGCAGATGAATCCTTTAGGACTTACGCATTTGCGATTAAGGTTTCTGGGTTTTGGACGATTTCTTGCGGGCTGCGCTTGCGAGAAATCGTCCAACTGCGTAAGTTCTA
The Thermoleptolyngbya sichuanensis A183 DNA segment above includes these coding regions:
- a CDS encoding esterase-like activity of phytase family protein, which gives rise to MLNGRRAIALPVLCLLLLGITGCTLPRVNAEERLFLPLAVDFLGEYRLPPQEFEGAPVGGLSGLTYDRQRDRLYALSDDRSNFGPARLYTLHLTLDQSDPANPRIGSVEVESVTPLLDEDGQPFAAGTVDPEAIALTPRQTVYIASEGIPSQNIPPFIDEFDLETGRRKSRLKLPERYLPAADASPRGVQENLGFESLTPDPSALGTAGYLEPFRLFAATESSLLQDLDAGPPGELPPLRLLHYLIGEDQATLLAEHLYYRDALPPEQGEPGLTELLAIDAGGQFLSLERAFTPQTGVTAQLFQMVMGNATDTSGMPQLQGDLSSIQPVRKRRLLNLGDLGIRLDNLEAMTLGPRLPDGSATLLLVSDDNFNPLQVTQFLLFRLR
- a CDS encoding serine/threonine-protein kinase; the protein is MQPPLSAGTVLQNRYRLVKLLGQGGFGRTYLAEDLGRFSERCALKEFIPSQSGDYALEKSKELFQREAAILYQIQHPQIPQFRATFEENQRLFLAQDYVEGKSYRDLLTERKLSGQAFSEPEVVQLLRQLLPVLAHIHARGIIHRDIAPDNIMLRQADQLPVLIDFGVVKEIATRLQTATQSTTVGKLGYAPSEQMQTGRAYPNSDLYALAVTAVVLLTGREPQELYDDMNLTWHWQRYANVSPGLAQVLNKMLSYRPGDRYQSVAEVAQALQAVTNAATYPATQPPTYQPPGYQPPTYPQPGYPQGGYPQPGYSQPGYPAAHPSQTPQPVASPPPDPLSQMQTVAVGRPVPPSTTTAHTQAVGSAGRQANRSIPAPRQTSVWDNPLAVLAIGIGLATITGIASWAVVSALLNGSPPVATPSPTVTVAPSPTVSPSPSPISTPSPSPSPSPSQPVEFDQRLNLRPGSNTTARGSLRDNQTINYLISMEAGETLTARLDGDGVIMTVLNPDRQPVDGQASQVLQWSGTAAYAGDYVVQVKPLSGISRTDYALTLSLEGVPPSPTPPPPPPPDPSPTPEPPPEVDIRTETLNLSPGESREVDNQVRANRMRRYLVDLQSDQGLIVDIIQGNVQVEIRDPNGRSLSSASGGTLQIGPGLSQSGRYQIDVSANQTVNYVLRATAIN